The Clostridium septicum genome contains a region encoding:
- a CDS encoding IS6 family transposase, which yields MSKTNIKCPRCNSDKLYKFGMNKQAKQKYQCKQCKRQFVLGDGDGRPKLNNPKCPRCGKGTYLHHAYKHYNRYKCNNKKCNHIIVKHHTTNIDTASSELVSGSLSMKGMRFPLHVILTALTLYFLNNSSTRAISQFLMINSGIKVSHVTIASWTNKFAPFFKQKADKFKASLNLQSDDWHADETVVFINGERYYLWLAIDSETRFILAFHLTKSRSSDSAYALVNEAKKFGEPANFITDRLPSYNEAVATLLPNTTHIPVAPMSSDTNNNLIESFNKTFKAWYKTKKGFNSFQKANNLIYLFIFHYNFIRPHGSLNNCTPAEVAGFASDSFAKNSWFSAS from the coding sequence ATGAGCAAAACTAATATAAAATGCCCACGCTGTAATTCTGATAAACTATATAAGTTTGGTATGAATAAGCAGGCTAAACAAAAGTATCAATGTAAGCAGTGTAAGCGCCAATTCGTCCTAGGCGACGGTGACGGACGTCCTAAACTAAATAATCCTAAATGTCCTAGATGCGGTAAGGGAACTTACTTACATCATGCATATAAACATTACAATCGCTATAAGTGCAATAACAAGAAGTGTAATCACATAATAGTAAAACATCACACCACCAATATTGATACAGCTTCTAGTGAATTAGTTAGTGGTTCCCTTTCAATGAAAGGAATGCGTTTTCCGCTACATGTAATACTAACTGCATTAACACTATATTTTTTAAATAATTCATCAACAAGAGCCATTTCTCAATTCTTGATGATTAACTCTGGAATTAAAGTATCTCATGTCACGATAGCCAGTTGGACTAATAAATTTGCACCTTTCTTTAAACAAAAGGCTGATAAATTTAAAGCTAGTTTAAACTTACAATCTGACGATTGGCACGCTGATGAAACAGTAGTATTTATTAATGGTGAAAGATACTACCTTTGGTTAGCTATTGATTCAGAAACTAGATTTATTTTAGCATTTCATTTAACTAAATCTAGAAGTTCTGATTCAGCATACGCATTGGTAAATGAAGCTAAAAAATTTGGTGAACCAGCTAATTTTATAACTGATAGATTACCTTCATATAATGAAGCCGTGGCTACGCTATTGCCCAATACAACTCATATTCCTGTAGCTCCAATGTCTAGTGATACAAATAATAATTTAATTGAATCATTTAATAAAACATTTAAAGCCTGGTATAAAACCAAGAAAGGATTCAACTCTTTTCAAAAAGCTAATAACCTTATATATTTATTTATCTTTCACTATAACTTTATTAGACCACATGGATCATTAAATAACTGTACTCCAGCAGAAGTTGCCGGCTTCGCCAGCGATAGCTTTGCTAAAAACTCTTGGTTTTCAGCATCTTAA
- the metG gene encoding methionine--tRNA ligase — MNVIIGNAWPYANGPLHLGRIAVWIPGDVIARYHRLMGDDVIFISGTDCHGTPVTMKAKEEEITPLEASIKYHEEFKKCFSGLGFSFDIFEKTHSEYHEAKVKDFILDLYNKGYIYEKNVEQIYCETCDNFLLDRYIEGKCPYCGGNASGDQCDECSEIIDSDDLIDKKCKVCKNNPIKKETKHLFFALSKFENDVRRLFIRQQGWRENAQKIVSRYLNEGLRDRAVTRDFNWGVDVPLNGYGDKKIFVWIEAVMGYLTASIKCLEKRDEDYLEYWNGEDSRIYFVHGKDNIPFHTIIFPAILSGLGIKNINLRVISSEYLKLEGKNFSAVKNWAIWSDYIVEKYNVDSIRYYLLYNSPERSDTDFTWREFINTINNDLVGALGNFVNRTLLFSKRNFNSRIPKGNMPQKLQEDILNLYFDVGDKIEEGKFKSALEDIFNFIRKANKLFDDEKPWISIEKNRKKCEETIYICIQIIINLSNLLEPFMPFTCKKIRSFLGLNEPIWSYVEKKEGIIKDIEILFERVDKKVAIEEVKRLKEKKL; from the coding sequence ATGAATGTTATTATAGGTAATGCGTGGCCATATGCTAATGGACCACTTCATTTAGGAAGAATAGCAGTATGGATTCCGGGAGATGTAATAGCTAGATATCATAGATTGATGGGGGATGATGTAATTTTCATTTCAGGAACTGACTGTCATGGTACTCCTGTAACAATGAAGGCTAAGGAAGAAGAGATAACTCCTCTTGAAGCATCTATAAAATATCATGAAGAATTTAAAAAGTGTTTTAGTGGTTTAGGATTTTCTTTTGATATATTTGAGAAGACCCATTCAGAGTATCATGAAGCTAAGGTAAAAGATTTTATTTTAGACTTGTATAATAAGGGTTATATCTATGAAAAAAATGTAGAACAAATATATTGTGAAACTTGTGATAACTTTTTATTAGACAGATATATAGAGGGAAAATGTCCTTACTGTGGGGGAAATGCTTCAGGAGATCAATGTGACGAGTGTTCAGAAATTATAGATTCAGATGATCTTATAGACAAAAAATGTAAAGTTTGCAAAAATAATCCCATAAAAAAAGAAACCAAGCATTTATTTTTTGCTTTATCAAAGTTTGAAAATGATGTTCGAAGACTTTTTATAAGGCAACAGGGATGGAGAGAAAATGCCCAAAAAATAGTAAGTAGATATTTAAACGAAGGACTTAGAGACAGGGCTGTAACAAGAGACTTTAATTGGGGTGTTGATGTTCCATTAAATGGATATGGAGATAAAAAGATATTCGTTTGGATTGAAGCAGTTATGGGATATTTAACAGCTAGTATTAAGTGTTTAGAAAAAAGAGATGAAGACTACTTAGAATATTGGAATGGAGAAGATTCAAGAATTTATTTTGTACATGGTAAAGATAATATTCCTTTCCATACTATTATTTTTCCAGCTATTCTTTCAGGGCTTGGAATAAAAAATATAAATCTTAGAGTGATATCAAGTGAATATTTAAAATTAGAAGGAAAGAATTTTTCAGCAGTTAAAAATTGGGCTATATGGTCAGATTATATAGTAGAAAAGTATAATGTGGATTCTATTAGATATTATTTATTATATAATTCTCCAGAAAGAAGTGATACTGATTTTACTTGGAGAGAATTTATAAATACAATAAATAATGATCTAGTAGGAGCATTGGGGAATTTTGTGAATAGAACACTGTTATTTAGTAAGAGAAATTTTAATTCAAGAATTCCTAAGGGAAATATGCCCCAAAAGTTACAAGAAGATATTTTAAATTTGTATTTTGATGTCGGAGATAAGATTGAAGAGGGAAAGTTTAAAAGTGCCTTAGAGGATATTTTTAACTTTATAAGGAAAGCAAATAAATTGTTTGATGATGAAAAACCTTGGATTTCAATAGAAAAGAACAGAAAAAAATGTGAAGAAACAATTTATATTTGTATTCAAATTATTATTAACTTATCAAATTTATTAGAACCATTTATGCCTTTTACGTGTAAAAAAATAAGAAGTTTTTTAGGTTTAAATGAACCTATTTGGAGTTATGTAGAAAAAAAAGAAGGAATAATAAAGGATATTGAAATATTATTTGAAAGAGTAGATAAAAAAGTAGCAATTGAAGAAGTTAAGAGATTAAAAGAAAAAAAGCTATAA
- a CDS encoding TatD family hydrolase, with protein MENKYLIFDTHAHYDDEAFDEDRDLVLREINKNGVIGVMNCSSSYESIEKTDNLTKKYDFIYGALGIHPENANEFNSKVKSEIINYIEQNNKILAIGEIGLDYYWDENPSKEVQKEVFRAQMQMAKELKLPVVIHDREAHGDTLEIIKEFPEVNGIVHCFSGSVEFAKECVKLGYYIGITGVVTFKNAKKIVDVVKEIPVDKLLVETDCPYMAPVPNRGKRNKSDYIGYIIEQIGDIKEINPKKVNLKLNQNFRDLLKNKI; from the coding sequence ATGGAAAATAAGTATTTAATTTTTGATACACATGCACATTATGATGATGAAGCATTTGATGAAGATCGTGATCTTGTGTTAAGGGAAATAAATAAAAATGGTGTTATAGGAGTTATGAACTGCTCTTCAAGTTATGAAAGTATAGAGAAAACTGATAATTTAACTAAGAAATACGATTTTATTTATGGAGCATTAGGAATTCATCCTGAAAATGCAAATGAATTTAATTCTAAAGTTAAATCTGAAATAATAAATTATATAGAGCAGAATAATAAGATATTAGCTATAGGAGAAATAGGACTAGATTACTATTGGGATGAAAATCCATCTAAAGAAGTACAAAAAGAAGTTTTTAGGGCTCAAATGCAAATGGCGAAGGAATTAAAATTACCAGTTGTTATTCATGATAGGGAAGCACATGGAGATACCCTTGAAATAATAAAAGAATTTCCAGAAGTAAATGGTATTGTTCATTGTTTTTCAGGTAGTGTTGAATTTGCAAAAGAATGTGTAAAATTAGGTTATTATATAGGAATAACAGGGGTTGTAACATTTAAAAATGCTAAAAAAATAGTAGATGTAGTAAAAGAAATTCCTGTTGATAAGTTGTTGGTAGAAACAGACTGTCCTTATATGGCTCCTGTACCTAATAGAGGAAAAAGGAATAAATCAGACTATATAGGATATATAATAGAACAAATAGGAGATATAAAGGAAATTAATCCCAAAAAAGTAAATTTAAAGTTAAATCAAAATTTTAGAGACTTGCTTAAAAATAAAATATAA
- a CDS encoding 3D domain-containing protein, whose translation MVEKYKEYLKKNFSNGPKAKILLGVIVIGILAVTFINMRKTVTVSIDGKEETFVTYKGTVKDVLTTKGVEIASKDKVKPALDSKVKEYTNISIKKAIPVELSVSNKNITIDTAEDTIGDMLKAEVEELKNEGIEYKEGVDEITPSVDTKIAKDLKIQIVKVHIKEEIAREAIAFDVVEESDANLDVSVEEVRQDGAAGEKEVAYEVIYKDGKEVSRNIKSSKVITEPVNKIIVQGTRQSFASRDGQILDYKKLIYCESTAYYGDGITATGTIPVRNVNGLSTISVDPRVIPLGSLVYVEGYGKAIASDTGGAIKGNIIDVFVNSHDEAFSWWGRRYDVPVYILAYPGEW comes from the coding sequence ATGGTAGAAAAATATAAGGAATACCTGAAAAAAAATTTTTCTAACGGTCCAAAGGCAAAAATATTGTTAGGTGTTATAGTTATAGGCATTCTAGCAGTAACGTTCATTAATATGAGAAAGACAGTAACGGTAAGTATAGACGGAAAAGAGGAAACTTTTGTCACATATAAAGGGACTGTTAAAGATGTATTAACTACTAAGGGAGTAGAAATTGCTTCTAAGGATAAAGTTAAACCAGCTTTAGATAGCAAAGTAAAAGAATACACTAATATATCTATTAAAAAAGCTATTCCTGTAGAATTATCTGTAAGTAATAAAAATATTACTATTGATACAGCAGAAGATACTATAGGTGATATGTTAAAAGCAGAAGTAGAAGAACTAAAGAATGAAGGAATAGAATATAAAGAAGGTGTTGATGAAATTACACCTTCAGTTGACACAAAAATTGCAAAGGATCTCAAAATACAAATTGTTAAAGTTCATATAAAGGAAGAAATAGCGAGAGAAGCTATAGCCTTTGATGTTGTAGAAGAGAGTGATGCAAATCTTGATGTTAGCGTAGAGGAAGTAAGACAAGATGGAGCTGCTGGAGAAAAAGAAGTTGCTTATGAAGTAATTTATAAAGATGGCAAAGAGGTATCCAGGAATATAAAAAGCTCTAAAGTTATAACAGAACCCGTTAATAAAATAATTGTACAAGGTACAAGACAGAGTTTTGCTAGTAGAGATGGACAAATATTAGATTATAAAAAGCTAATATACTGTGAATCAACAGCGTATTACGGTGATGGAATAACAGCAACAGGTACTATACCTGTAAGAAATGTAAATGGTCTAAGTACTATATCAGTTGACCCAAGAGTAATTCCTCTAGGATCATTAGTATATGTAGAGGGATATGGAAAAGCTATAGCATCAGATACAGGTGGTGCTATAAAAGGTAATATAATTGATGTTTTCGTGAATTCACACGATGAAGCCTTTAGCTGGTGGGGAAGAAGATATGACGTACCAGTTTATATTTTGGCTTACCCAGGAGAATGGTAA
- the rnmV gene encoding ribonuclease M5, with protein MIKEVIVVEGRDDITAVKQAVDAEVIAVGGFGINAKVIDRIKEAQKRKGVIVLTDPDFAGEKIRSIISKRVKGIKHAYIAQEDGIKGDDIGVENAKPEVIIEALNRAKISEEVIEEFYTSQDMFYFKLTGDTNSKQRRIMLGKELGIGYGNANQMLTRLNKYSITKEEFITAIQKIDKEMEGNK; from the coding sequence TTGATTAAAGAAGTTATAGTAGTAGAGGGTAGAGATGATATAACTGCAGTAAAACAGGCAGTAGATGCTGAAGTTATAGCTGTAGGTGGATTTGGAATAAATGCGAAAGTAATAGATAGAATAAAAGAGGCACAGAAGAGAAAAGGAGTTATAGTATTAACAGACCCGGATTTTGCAGGTGAAAAAATTAGAAGTATAATTTCTAAAAGAGTAAAAGGAATAAAGCATGCTTATATAGCACAAGAAGATGGAATTAAAGGTGACGATATAGGAGTAGAAAATGCTAAGCCCGAAGTTATAATAGAAGCTTTAAATAGAGCTAAAATATCGGAAGAAGTTATTGAAGAATTTTATACATCTCAAGATATGTTTTATTTTAAATTAACAGGAGATACTAATTCTAAACAAAGAAGAATAATGCTAGGTAAGGAGTTAGGAATTGGTTATGGAAATGCAAATCAAATGTTAACTAGATTAAATAAGTATTCAATAACTAAAGAAGAGTTTATTACTGCTATACAAAAAATAGACAAAGAAATGGAAGGAAATAAGTAG
- the rsmA gene encoding 16S rRNA (adenine(1518)-N(6)/adenine(1519)-N(6))-dimethyltransferase RsmA has product MDIQDVKTAELVKKYNFKFSKSLGQNFLIDDSVPRDIVNGAEVDENDLVIEIGPGVGTLTAQLLKRAKKVVAIELDNDLIPILQQEIGDNPKFTLIHNDALKVDFNEIIGEEKSVKLVANLPYYVTTPIIVKLLKEDYKFKSLTIMIQKEVAERMNAEPGNKDYGALSLLVQYYCNTSIVRRVPPQCFIPRPKVDSIVIRLERLEEPKVKVENEKLFFDIIRSSFNMRRKTLWNGVKSLGLDKEKLEIAFENANIDPKRRGETLSIEEFACLSDKINEQF; this is encoded by the coding sequence ATGGATATACAAGATGTTAAAACAGCAGAACTTGTTAAAAAGTATAATTTTAAGTTTTCAAAAAGCTTAGGGCAAAACTTTTTAATTGATGATTCTGTACCAAGGGATATAGTAAATGGTGCTGAAGTAGATGAAAATGACTTAGTAATAGAAATAGGTCCTGGAGTAGGAACTTTAACTGCACAATTATTAAAGAGGGCTAAAAAAGTTGTAGCCATAGAACTAGATAATGATTTAATACCTATATTACAGCAGGAGATTGGAGATAATCCTAAGTTTACATTAATACATAATGATGCTTTAAAGGTAGATTTCAATGAAATAATAGGTGAAGAAAAAAGTGTTAAACTTGTAGCTAATTTACCGTATTATGTTACTACTCCTATAATAGTCAAGCTTTTAAAAGAGGATTATAAGTTTAAGTCATTAACTATAATGATTCAAAAAGAAGTTGCAGAAAGAATGAATGCAGAACCAGGGAATAAAGATTACGGAGCGCTTTCATTATTAGTTCAGTATTATTGTAATACTAGTATTGTAAGAAGAGTACCACCACAATGTTTTATACCAAGACCAAAAGTGGATTCGATAGTTATAAGATTAGAGAGACTTGAAGAGCCAAAAGTTAAAGTTGAAAATGAAAAGTTATTTTTTGATATAATAAGAAGCTCTTTTAATATGAGAAGAAAAACTCTTTGGAATGGAGTTAAAAGCCTAGGATTAGATAAAGAAAAATTGGAGATAGCTTTTGAAAATGCAAATATAGATCCTAAGAGAAGAGGAGAAACTTTAAGTATAGAAGAATTTGCATGCTTATCAGATAAAATAAATGAACAGTTCTAA
- a CDS encoding Mrp/NBP35 family ATP-binding protein gives MGNCSTCPSKDKCTSKTNGEPSCGKVTPNYGIIKNIIGVISGKGGVGKSTVTGILASTLRKKGYNVGVLDADITGPSMPRFFGINEKRAMMQPIGETGVKYFPVKTESGIEVMSVNLLIPNEDDPVIWRGPMATGVLSQLFTDTNWGELDYLLIDMPPGTSDITLTIMQSFPLTELIIVSTPQDMVSMIVKKGIVMANKMGVPVRGVIENMAYITCPGCDTKIKVFSKKSAEEHAEYLELPLLGELPINLDLTEALEQGKAEEYVRNNDLYSLIFEGLY, from the coding sequence ATGGGAAATTGTTCAACATGCCCTAGTAAGGACAAATGTACTTCAAAGACAAATGGTGAACCATCATGTGGAAAGGTGACACCTAATTATGGAATAATAAAAAATATAATTGGAGTAATTAGCGGTAAAGGTGGAGTTGGTAAATCAACAGTAACAGGTATATTAGCAAGTACTTTAAGAAAAAAAGGTTATAATGTAGGTGTATTAGATGCTGATATAACAGGTCCATCAATGCCAAGATTTTTTGGTATAAATGAAAAAAGAGCTATGATGCAACCAATAGGAGAGACAGGTGTAAAATATTTTCCTGTAAAAACTGAAAGTGGAATAGAGGTTATGTCAGTTAATCTTTTAATTCCAAATGAGGATGATCCAGTAATTTGGAGAGGTCCAATGGCTACTGGAGTATTATCACAATTATTTACAGATACAAACTGGGGAGAGTTAGATTACTTATTAATTGATATGCCACCAGGAACTTCAGATATAACACTAACTATAATGCAAAGTTTTCCTTTAACAGAACTAATAATAGTATCAACACCTCAAGATATGGTTTCTATGATAGTTAAAAAAGGAATTGTAATGGCCAATAAAATGGGTGTTCCTGTAAGAGGAGTAATAGAAAATATGGCATATATTACTTGTCCAGGATGTGATACAAAGATTAAAGTATTTAGTAAAAAATCAGCAGAAGAACATGCGGAGTATTTAGAATTACCTTTATTAGGAGAGCTTCCTATAAATCTAGATCTAACTGAAGCTTTAGAACAAGGAAAAGCTGAAGAATATGTAAGAAATAATGATTTATATTCATTAATATTTGAAGGTCTATATTAA
- a CDS encoding ferredoxin, giving the protein MKAKVDKDTCIGCGLCPSICPEVFEMDDDGKAVAKVADVPDSNVDEAKDAESSCPVSAIIVD; this is encoded by the coding sequence ATGAAAGCAAAAGTAGATAAAGATACGTGTATAGGATGTGGATTATGTCCATCAATATGCCCTGAAGTATTTGAAATGGATGATGATGGAAAAGCTGTGGCAAAGGTTGCAGACGTTCCAGATTCAAATGTAGATGAAGCTAAGGATGCTGAATCAAGCTGTCCAGTAAGTGCAATTATAGTAGATTAG
- the thiT gene encoding energy-coupled thiamine transporter ThiT — protein sequence MSNLKESFSTLMDNPLSLITIIGGVLLLLAIIKFKNIKLNAKIMTRIGIDLALATILNMIKLYVLPNGGGSISLGSMVPIILIAYMYGPQIGLLTGFLFGIISLILNPYILHPIQVLFDYPLPYMAVGFAGYFKNNRMLGTTVGMSLKFVFHFISGYVFFGEFAPAGWSPAIYSLAVNGFAVGGELVICLIIISLLPFNRIINNISNKSQSLN from the coding sequence ATGTCAAATTTAAAAGAAAGTTTTTCAACATTAATGGACAATCCTTTATCACTTATAACAATTATTGGTGGTGTCCTGCTTTTATTAGCAATAATTAAATTTAAAAACATTAAATTAAATGCTAAAATAATGACTAGAATAGGTATTGATCTTGCTCTTGCTACTATTTTGAACATGATTAAACTATATGTTCTTCCAAATGGAGGCGGAAGTATTTCTCTAGGTAGCATGGTTCCTATAATATTAATTGCTTATATGTATGGACCTCAAATAGGATTATTAACAGGATTTTTATTCGGTATTATAAGTTTAATATTAAATCCTTATATACTTCATCCTATCCAAGTTTTATTTGACTATCCACTTCCATATATGGCTGTAGGATTTGCTGGATATTTTAAAAATAATAGAATGCTTGGAACTACAGTAGGAATGTCTTTAAAGTTTGTATTCCATTTTATATCTGGATATGTTTTCTTTGGAGAGTTTGCACCTGCTGGATGGTCACCTGCTATATACTCTTTAGCTGTTAATGGATTTGCTGTTGGCGGTGAGCTAGTAATTTGTTTAATCATTATTTCCTTGCTACCTTTTAACAGGATTATAAATAATATATCTAATAAATCTCAAAGTTTAAATTAA
- a CDS encoding DegV family protein, giving the protein MQKIAILTDSASDLSIEILKENNIHLFPLRIIYSNEEFEDKITITPEEVYKKLPIEIPTTSLPSPKTSEKVLKKLEDEGYTHVIAISVSSGLSGTFNAFRLALEEHPNLISYVYDSKIIGFPQGVLVLEASRLVKNGQSFEDIIKELPKIRENITGYFTLNTLEYLKKGGRIGRLAGTIGQFLHLKPIITVDDNGVYYASNKVRGRKQSLSKMIEILQSHLNESKCNVWVLEGGCMDEVLAFSESIKSLDNVNFMGIMPVGAMVAVHSGPGMVGLAIQKI; this is encoded by the coding sequence ATGCAAAAAATAGCAATTTTAACTGATAGTGCATCTGATTTATCAATAGAAATATTAAAAGAAAATAATATACATTTATTTCCTCTAAGGATTATCTATTCAAATGAAGAATTTGAGGATAAAATAACAATAACTCCAGAAGAAGTTTATAAAAAGCTTCCTATAGAAATCCCTACAACATCTCTACCTAGTCCTAAAACCTCTGAAAAGGTTTTAAAAAAATTAGAGGATGAGGGTTATACTCATGTTATAGCTATTTCAGTTTCTAGTGGATTATCTGGAACATTTAATGCTTTCAGATTAGCATTAGAAGAACATCCAAATCTTATATCATATGTATATGATAGTAAAATAATAGGTTTTCCTCAGGGTGTTTTAGTTCTTGAAGCTTCACGATTAGTGAAAAATGGACAATCATTTGAAGATATAATAAAGGAATTACCTAAAATCCGTGAAAATATAACAGGATATTTTACTTTAAATACATTAGAATATTTAAAAAAAGGTGGAAGAATTGGTAGACTAGCTGGAACTATAGGACAGTTTCTTCATTTAAAACCAATTATAACAGTAGACGATAATGGTGTATATTACGCTTCTAATAAAGTAAGAGGAAGAAAACAATCTTTATCTAAGATGATTGAGATTTTACAATCTCATCTTAATGAATCTAAATGCAATGTTTGGGTTCTTGAAGGTGGCTGTATGGATGAAGTATTAGCTTTTTCAGAATCCATAAAATCATTAGATAACGTTAACTTTATGGGAATTATGCCAGTTGGGGCAATGGTTGCTGTTCATTCAGGTCCAGGTATGGTTGGATTAGCTATTCAAAAAATTTAG
- a CDS encoding PadR family transcriptional regulator, which produces MNNLSFSNIEDIKAEEQRIHEEYKRKLAELKKIQKEKESVGQVFTKGLLPIYVLHILTLGPINGNEIAHKIGENTKGLWVPSTGGIYPLLKKLEKEGYVIGKWDDPHKKFQKFYSLTPKGLEEYNHRKSLLKPKIEESLKVFKIIYKDLYL; this is translated from the coding sequence ATGAATAATCTTAGCTTTAGTAATATTGAAGATATTAAAGCAGAAGAACAAAGAATTCACGAAGAATATAAAAGAAAATTAGCTGAGTTAAAAAAAATTCAGAAAGAAAAAGAATCTGTAGGTCAAGTTTTTACTAAAGGCTTGTTACCTATCTATGTTCTTCACATTTTAACTTTAGGACCTATTAATGGAAACGAAATAGCTCATAAAATAGGAGAGAATACCAAAGGACTCTGGGTTCCTAGTACTGGGGGAATATATCCTTTATTAAAAAAATTAGAAAAAGAAGGATATGTCATAGGTAAGTGGGATGATCCTCATAAAAAATTTCAGAAATTTTATTCCCTAACACCAAAAGGACTAGAAGAATACAATCATAGAAAATCATTATTAAAACCTAAAATTGAAGAATCACTTAAAGTTTTTAAAATAATTTATAAGGATTTATATTTATAA
- a CDS encoding DegV family protein, whose translation MQKIAILTDSACDLSLETMKEKNIKLLPLKLIYSDKEFQDKIDISAEEVYNNLKNEVPKTSLPSAETIHNILDGLENDGYTHVIAITISSGLSGTFNAIRLALEDHPKLTSHVYDSKILAFPEGLLVLETAKLIEEGKSFEEITEVLPKIHSNITGYFTIDTLEYLKKGGRIGRVAGTIGEILNLKPIITVDENGVYYTVCKARGHKQALTKLTDILKKELEKSKCNVWVLQGGALKTAKSYLETLLKLDNILNVGISEISPALGVHAGPGLIGLAIQKVN comes from the coding sequence GTGCAAAAAATAGCAATACTAACAGATAGTGCTTGTGATTTATCACTTGAAACTATGAAAGAAAAAAATATAAAATTATTACCTTTAAAACTTATTTATTCTGATAAAGAATTTCAAGATAAAATAGATATAAGTGCTGAAGAAGTTTATAATAATTTGAAAAATGAAGTTCCAAAAACTTCTTTACCTAGTGCAGAAACAATTCATAATATATTAGATGGTTTAGAAAATGATGGATATACTCATGTTATAGCAATTACTATATCCAGTGGATTATCTGGAACATTTAACGCCATAAGACTGGCTCTAGAAGATCATCCAAAACTAACTTCTCATGTATATGATAGTAAAATATTAGCTTTTCCAGAAGGACTATTAGTACTAGAAACAGCCAAATTAATAGAAGAAGGAAAATCCTTCGAAGAAATTACAGAGGTATTACCTAAAATTCATTCTAATATAACAGGCTATTTTACTATAGATACATTAGAGTATTTAAAAAAAGGTGGAAGAATTGGTAGGGTAGCAGGAACTATAGGTGAAATTCTTAATTTAAAACCTATTATAACTGTAGATGAAAATGGTGTATATTATACTGTTTGTAAAGCAAGAGGACATAAGCAAGCTCTAACAAAGCTTACAGATATCCTAAAAAAAGAATTAGAAAAAAGCAAGTGTAATGTTTGGGTTCTTCAAGGTGGCGCTCTTAAAACTGCTAAAAGCTACTTAGAAACACTACTTAAATTAGATAATATTTTAAATGTTGGGATTTCTGAAATTAGTCCAGCTCTTGGTGTTCATGCGGGACCAGGCTTAATAGGATTAGCTATTCAAAAGGTAAATTAA